DNA from Tripterygium wilfordii isolate XIE 37 chromosome 15, ASM1340144v1, whole genome shotgun sequence:
GTCAAGTGTGTTCTAATTCATTCATGCATGAGTTATGACTTCCCTGTCCATAACTGACACTATTCCGTGCTTTATTTTTGCTGATACTTACAGCATGAAGTTTTGTTAGTTTCCTTGTTTAGGTCTTTAGCCAAGCGATCATtggatctgttttttttttcctttttcatcatGCTGTTGTGCGCTTTAGTGAATGACATAACAATGTTTCCAAGATTGAATGATGAGTAGAGTACGTAGCTTTCATTCATTCAAAAGACAAATGTTAAATTTGCTAGATCAGCTTTAACGTACAATGATTGTGTTGATATGCCTTCATCACAATATCTGTAACTACCATGATGGCAATGTAAAACATTTTTAGGCAAGGAGAGATTTACTCCCTCTTTGTAACTGGACTGATAAGATTGTGCGTTTTAATTCCTTTATGCATTTTCACATGTTGCCCTGAGACCAAATACTTGATTAAGTTTCCAGCTTGATTGCTTTTGTCCATTTATCTATCGCTGGTCGAATGAATGGAATGtgcaccttttctttttcaagatGTTTAGAGTAGGTTGAAAGGCTTACTTGCATTCTCGTCCTTTAGAATTTGTGAAAATTTTCTCCACCAGAAATATTTGTGATACGTAGCTATCTTCTTATGAGGTTTGAATTCACTATTCCAAAACCATGCGTGGAACATTAAAGGTGTGGTTTTGAATATCTCCGAACTGTGAACTCTTGGTCTTTTCCTGGTCCCCGGCATGGCCAACTGTTTAGAGAAGTTAGGTTGTGTTGGCAGTTTTCATTATGAATGTTAATGGGGTAGGAGCTTGTAAATTAGCGAAGGTATTTGTGTGGTTGTGTTTGCCCAACTTGGAGCTTTTAACTTGCCCATGCTCACACATTATCAGTTTCGAAAATTTTGTAGAAGCAGTTGGGATTGTCTTCATTGAATTGCAATATGATTATATGAGAGACAGTGATTAATAAAAGCCCTAAACTAAGAACTCACACAAAGAAGCTACTTTGAGTTATCTTGTGAAGAAATTTTAGTCTCATAGTACAAAATCTATGTGAAGTCTGAGGTGGTCCTGATTGGTTTTGAGTTAGGACTGACACCAGATCTTGCAGCATGTGAAAATGTTGAACCATTCATCATCTTCTATCTACCAGACTAAATAATTACTACATTTGCTAAAAGCCTGAGGTGAAAATTAAAGGGGTGGTATGGATAACTCTGACCTCCATAGAATACAATCACTGTAACTTAGTAGGACCACTTTGGATAGCAAATGCATGCCTTGATTTTCTACCATTGTATTTGCACGAGTTTGGAGCGATGGAGACATTTCATCATTTGAAGTTTTGTCCACTTGCTTGAGCAGAGTTGATGATGaatgtatttatttcttgtgtTTATGGCTCCGTAAGAGAGCTAGATGAATGGTTTAATGATCTTGAGTAggccatgcatgcatgcatgcattggTTAAAGATTATACATTGAATTGAAATAGTGATAGTAGAAGctgattttctttttgctgATTTATACAGGTTAAGATGAAAGAAGGAACCCATCATTCATACAAACAGCTGAATATGTTATCAGACTTCATTAAGAACAGGTAATTTCTAGGGATTTCTACTTTCACCATAAATAATTGAGTCAATAGGGACAGTGAATTCTGAGCTTTCAGTTGGTTTCTGTCATATTCAGAGAGAGAAATTTGAATGCCTACAATCAATCAGAAAATGTTGACCGTAGACTTTTTAACTTAATTGGCTCATGACAACTGGACTAGCTAGAAGATTTGACTGTGCCTGTGAAAGTGAAAATTCATTTAATTGAAGGAGCTTTTGTCACCATCTCGAACAACGTGGATGAATGAATAAATTCCTTCAATGTTTTAACCTTGATCAGATACTTTTGCTTGTGGAGTGAAATGACTCATTTTTAGCTCCTTTGACTTGAGACATGATTGCCTAGttgtaataataatacaatTAGCTTACACTTTTCTTGTTTAAAACTTTTGAATAGTGGGTTAGTGCTTCTTGAACGGATCAGGGCTCTGCAACTGTCGGATTGTACAATTATCATATAATGGTTGAGAGGTATGTAATAtcacataatatttttttttcttcgttttCTCTCTGAATTTCCCTCCTTTTACGCTTTaggggtatttttttttcctctctttaagTTTTTGCCCCCTAATAAGACACTAATTTAGTCAAGGATGTAATAATTCAATCGCATGCATGCTGAGATTTCATTTAGTCAATGCAATCATAGGATTTGAGAAGATACAAATAATGATGGATCAAATCCAGACTTTTTTTCGCCTTTTCATATGAATCACATTCCATATAATACCACTTGACAACTATTTCTCACAGAGAAAATAAAGCCACCCTCAAATGATTCGAGGAAGATGGGACATCATGCTTCTAAGACttgaaagaagaaacaaaaccctaatcatATATACTTGCTTGATCACTATTGCACCAAaagtaaaattatttttcttgcttttgaagAATTTCTAACTCAAATTTCTTCCTTGCTTGCTTTCAGAACTTGTATATGACCAATTCTGGGTAGTACCTTTTACATCCCCTATGCCATGTGTACGTATTTATAAGTGAAGTTTGGATTGCACTCCACATACcattaccatatatatatatatatacaccacaaaACATGAATGAAAAACCTAGCTGGATCCGTAAATCTTGTTGGAAGCTgcaaaaataaaggaaacaCTGTGGCCAGTACTTGAGATTTGCATCATACGTATGGGCAGGCACATGGTTGTGCTGGTtgatatgatatatatgatagAGTATTTGGTAAGGGGGGGTGGGGGGGTTGAGTGGTGCATGAGGGGCCTGTCTCTTTGTGTTGGTGCTTGAATGAATTGTTTCCTTTCTCAACTGGAATAataagtttgaaattgatcCCATCTCACACGTGAGACACTCTCTTTGGGGGTCATTAATGTTTAGTACCTAAGGAACAagatttgattgctttgttacGTTATTTGCTTTTTCTTTGACATAAGGCCTTCCACATGCTAACACACCAAAAACTTTATCAACTTATGAAGAAATTTTGTACATTGTCATGATCAAGGGAAATTCCAATTTCCATCATTCATTTCACAAATCATAAAAGCTCCCCTTGTTTAGGCGTCTTCATCAAACCAACGACTTTCTATCTTTAAGGAATGCGTCAAAACTTAAAATTTCAAATCGATTTGACATTACTCAATAGAGTGATTTAAGATTGGAACTCAACTCTTCTCACGTTAAAGATGTGTTTTCTAGGTCTAAGACATGTCGATAGCCTGTGAAGAACAAATCTATGCTGGCTTGTGGCCCAGAAcggacaatatcttcaatgtgtttaGGCTGAGAATTTCAACATGGTTTCATAACAAAGTATCTGTTCAATTAAACATGCATCTATCTATCTACTTATTGGGTCTGACATAATCTAGcacacaagtgcgggggagtgtcaAGACTAAAATTTTACTCCGATCTTGTATAACTCAATCAaatggtttataagtaaaatcCAGGTTCTCTCATATTGAAGATACATTTTCTAGGTCTTAGAATCAAATGATCACGCCCTATAAATAACAAATTTGTGCAAGCCCGTGCCCCATAATTGATAGTATCTTCAATTtatttggattgaaaattttaaCAGAATGATAACAAATACTATTTGTGATATATTTTGCGGTTGTAAAGTGACCCTTCCTACATTTCCCATTTGCGTATAAAATAGAAAACTTAaaccttttatatatatatatatagtggactagaaatattataattttgGGTGTTTATGCAGACAATTGGTTACAACTTAGAAGATACACACAAATAATTTTGGTCTCACAAATACCTGACATTATTTTTCGGGGTCACCGACTCTGAAATTAAAATCAATTCCAATTTCAATTCCAGCTGTAAGTAGTTGTAGGGTTcttctcaaaaaagaaaaaagaaaaaaggttgtAGGGTTGGATTCTCTGTTCCTTGGCTTACAGACAGACCCTACATCCCCTCACatttattttctcttgaaccaattaattaattacatctAGTGATGAAATAAGATTTTAAAATACTATATCTATTGTCTTCTTGTTGGAAATGAGACAttccttgttttttttcccttctattGAAGAAACAAGGTTTCAAATTGACCACTGGCGGTGGCAATGCCATGGTGTGTTTTGTGATGCCAAAACACAAATGAATCTATGATGATAGTATAATACAAAATTGGTCAACTACCTTCATAACCGGTTATCTCTTTGAAAGAATTCCGTTCGAAATTGGGAATTAGACTATAAACTAACGCTATTATTTTTAAGTGGTTTCGTTGAGTCTCAATCCAATTAAATTTTCAGACGAACTAACACGTACCTAGTCTAGTCTGATCCGAATGACAGAACTGCTggatttttctgggtttgaaaaaaaagtgtaaattTTGGTAAAAAACTCCCAGTTCATGATTTCTATCCGTTCAATCATCACCATGACGTCAAAACACTAGCATGGATTACAATGAATGGAAGGCCTGGACAGATATTAAGATGTTGCTTGCAAAGCAATTAGTTACATTGCATGTCAAactttttatgattttgagTAAAAAAACAGTCATTAATGATAATCATTCTTGGAGTTAATGAAGCATCAAAAGCATACATATATTTCAATTTACTTTTTACATCATCAATCGTGGATTTTAAAGGACAATCAACTGGTACGTGAAACAGCGAGCCACAGGCAGAATGCACTGCATAATTATCCACACCTGtcagaaatatatatattacttctGCCGGACCACCCTTCTCTCCTCCCTTCCCCCCCTAGTCTCCTCTGGTCCCCGGCCTCTGCTGCAGTGCTGCGGCCTTTTCACTTCTACTTTCAGTCAAAGAAAACtcagtcaaatttttttttgtaacaccAACACAAAACAGTACGTACTACCTGAGCCTCAGATACAGATACTGCCTTTGTCATATCATTTTCACATTGTAAATACACATTCAACTGGGCCGTAGTCGGGGGTTTTTCCGGTAGCATTcccaattattttttatcagaTTTGTAAGTTTGGTTAGATAGTGGTTGTGATCTCACTCTTCATcgctttggtttgttttcttttgacttTTAAGCCTTTacctggaaaaaaaataataaatacacaTTCAACTGCTACATACCCTtccccacccaaaaaaaaaatcaatcaatcttGTTTGAAAAAGTTCGAATGTGATACGAAAATGCTAACCATCTCagtgtttttttgtctcaattgACGCactcacatgattcatatggAGTCATGAACTTCACGAGAAATCGCATGTGTCTATATTAATAGTTGGAGTAATTTTGAGAAAGATAgtaaaattgtcaaaaatgatATGATGTTTAttccaaattttgaaatttgaaataagGTGTGAAATTTTGATGCTTATCCACAATTATTACTCCTATCTTGTAATAATTGAGAGTAATGAAGCAATTTCGTCTCAACCTCATATAAAGCCATGCCTAAAGATTTGTTAGTGAAAGGACCTATATTTAGCAATTATGGCATGATCGATCGAGCTTCTGGAAATTCAACTAGAAACAGAAATGGAGGTGTGATTAATCATTGTACACTTTGTACAAGCCCCCACCTCACAGAGGGCAGCAACTAGCAAGCACGGGCGTCTCAAGCAATTGGTAACCATTCATCAATGTAAATATTAGTTGTCAACTATTGTTTTATCGGTGGTTCAAGATATGAAAGATAAGATTTGGAGAAattttaaggattttttttttcaatcaagtAATCATAGGCTTTCGTTCGTGTAAATTTTTTACGATAAATTTGGTTAAAGTTTCAAACAAAATATGTATTATTAGATTCGTTATATTAAATACTATACACTTTTTCTCTAGACAAAATATGTATTATTAGATTAGTGACTTTATTCAGTCCACAATCTGGCCAGCAAAGATGTTACTTTCAGGATCAGGTAATTAAATCACATTAATAAACATTAAATTAACGGAAAATGTAGATTAGACAAACTAATTAGTTCACGTAAAAGTTACCAAATTTTactgagaaaaagaaaatctttcAAAATGTGATTGACagataataaatattaaataaataaataattcatgATTACGATGCATTTGCTTATATCAATATCACACGCCTGCctccctttctcttctcttcaaaCTCGCCAAAGATATTCAACATCGCGATATTTCGCGATACATATAGCATACCCTCCTTCAGGACCTTCCCTCTTCCCTCTGTCGAGCAACAACTGCAGGAGCTTTACAAATTCAAAACTCTGGTTATAAGGTTACTCAATTGCCCTTCTGTTACCCTCTTAATTACCTGAAATACCTAAGCACAGAAATCTATCTGCTTATTTATATCTCTTCgagtttctctctcttcctgaaTCTCTCTCAGTTTCAGAGCTCAGGTCTTCCTCCACAGAGTACGTACTTCTCTTCTCTCTGTGGACAATATTCAATCTCTAATGGATATACTAGAGGTGTTCGTTTTGTTGTATATGTAaatgtgatttttttgttttggtgcaGAAATACAGCGGTATTCGATCGATGGAGGAGTGTGCATGAGTGAGAATTGATAGAGAGTTAATTTTGTAATCATAGATTGAAAATGCGAGTCAAGGAACTGCACCCGCTGTGCTGCATCTCACTGGAGAGTACCGTCACTGAAGACCAGTCGCCGATGATCTCCTTGACGAGGACGAGGAGTCTGCCGGTAGGTTCCTTGTCTGTTTCGGGAGGATCTGATGGCAATGCGGTTCGGCCGTCGTCGGGATCTGACGCTACCGTGGCTGGAGTCCTCTATAAGTGGACCAATTACGGTAAGGGATGGAGATCCAGATGGTTCTTAGTGCGGAACGGTGTACTTTCTTATTCTAAGATTCGACGGCCGGAGAACCTGAATCTGCTAGCTCCGAAGGATGACATTAGGTTGATCGGAGATATCTCGAACAATCGCCTAGCGAGAATTGACGGCAACGGTTGTAGACGGAAGCCGCCAAAGAGTGTTGGCATTGTTCATTTGAAGGTATTATGATTGCTGTGAATTTGATTGATTCGTAACCAGCAGAAGAAATTTACATAATGTACGATCTTATCGAGGGTTAGTATCTCCAAATAGGAAGTGCGTTCGTGCTATTTTGGAGCTGTCACTGAAGAGGTTTCTGTTAGGGCAAAATTTCGATTCAAAAAAATCCTTaaccaaagtttttttttttgtcaattctATAATTTTTTGGGGGACTGAAAAGGACTTTGATATATGAGCAAATTTTTAGTCTCCTTTATCTTCCTTGAACCACAACTTTCTGGCATTGCCAGTTTGCCACCTAAAAGTGCCGTTTCTCTCTCATCATTTCTCTTGTAATCTCAATTTCGTCTTTCCCTTTAAACTCAGGTTTTCACAGTCCCACTGGTTGTTAGCGTAGGTTGGGTCACATCAACAGCCAGCGGGTGCTGAGAGGTGTGGTCGTCGTGGGGTCACAATTGGGTAGATGGATTTCTAGCTCTCACACGATCTCTTTACTTCTAAAATAGTCGGCATCCTCTCCAATCAAATACAACCTCGTCAGCCCACTTTTGGTTCTCTTTACTGGGAAAGTTTTGTAGTTTGGTTTAGATGTCAATTTATCTTTCTAAATAATCATTCTGAAATTTAGCTGTTAAGTGAGAAGCggtgaagttttttttttttttttgaggaaaagaGAAAATTGTCATAGTGTGGTGATCGAACGGCAGAGACGGAGTCCTGTGAAAATATCAAAGTGcgttttcctttcttgattgtATATTGACTTACTGCGGTGGATTGGGATTGGCTTAAAGTGGGTAGCTTTTCGTTTTTAAGCACGAACAAACAAAAGTAAATACTGTGGGGTCCTGAGACTTGTTGAGGGAAGTTTCATCTTCATTCTGACGATTTTATCAAAAACGGAAAACCTTTGAGCATAGAATCTCTCGAGTATTTAAGCATATTCTTTAAATATTACTGGCTTCCAGATCTGGATCGTCTTGTTCCTGCTCAACCTGCCCTGTGTAGTGTAGGTAGGAGTAATTTGGACGGTATTGTGTTAATAACCGTTGATATTTCGGTTTCGACTCTCTGATTTCATGTTTTCATTGCCAGGTAATTGTGGTGTCATTAGGatcttactttcttttttttccttttaagtaGCAAAAGGGCATGAATTTTTTTGCGAACCAAAATTTGAAACTACTGTCTGCCATTTAGAGAGTGAATTCGATAATGTTAACATCAGGAGATTGGCTAGGGTTCACAAAATCGCTATCTATGGCTAGGGTTCAATAAATTAATGTTGAACAACGCAATAGACTGATAGTCTACAGGTATTGCAGTATTAATACAGTTGTCGTCATTCTTGTAGATAGCTTCATTTCGTGAGAGCAAATCAGACGATCGACGATTCTACATATTCACAGCTACGAAGACCCTTCATCTAAGAACTGATTCAACAAGAGATCGGGAGGCTTGGATACAAGCTCTTGCTTCCACTAGGAGCCTCATTCCATTGAGGTCGTTAAATAATCTATCCTTTGTACCAAAGGACTTGTCTATATCTACACAAAGACTTAAAAAGCGCTTACTTGAAGAGGGAATCGATGACAACCTCGTGAAGGATTTGGAGCAGATCATGCTGTCTGAGTTCTCTGATATACAAGGGCATCTTAGTATTCTCTGTgaagaacggtccaatttggtagACACAATAAGGCAACTAGAGGTGAGTTAAATAATTGGCATGCTTtgtgaaattaaatttattttcatcTGTAGTTATTGATTAGACAGAGTTTTATTGCTCATATTCTTAAAGTATAGATTGGCGTAGTGTGTGGACATTATACTTGATTGTTTTCATAACTGTATGGGTAATTATATAAGGAGCTCAACTTAGTAAAATCTTAAAATCTCTACTAAAAATATCTTTTTATATTTTCCTTGTTGTTTTGTTATTAATCCTTGTTCACTCAGGTCAAGTCTATTCTTTGATATTCTATAAGTCGGATCTATCTATATTTCATGTTATTCATTATTTAGCAGTAATTCACTAGTTGTCTGAATGTattaagtcttaactttattGCTCTTCCTGCGTGCTCAAATTGTAAGCattagtttttactttttagtggGGTTATTGGTAGTAAATTCATTATACATCTTACACAGAAAGGCCAACGGGAAGGAATTTCAATGTTTTATAAACATAAGAACTACTTCACTGATTAGAAGCACACAACTCTGTCATGTTTTATTAGCTCTGGTGGTAGTTGGCCTTAGAATGTTTGCTAGATACGGATGAATAGGGAATGCTTTACAAGTTCTTGTTCTCATCTTATTTTTCACTATGTTGtccttgaaattttgaaatttcaaaagttCAACAgcattcttatatatatatcaatttttattcaCCTTTAAGACAGTCAAGCTGCTTATTGTACGGCATCTTGAAATTCGAATCAGGAGGCTGATAGTTTGACAGTGAGACTTCACTTCTCTATCCAATAACTTGATTTCTCTAAGTTGGAATGTTGTCTTCTTTTGTATGCCATATTGTGTACCGTCCTTGACAAACCTCTTGGTTGTTATTTCAATCTCCTTGaagggggaaaaagaaaacccaTTGAACGAAATCATAAGTCTTAGCTTTTATCATGGTCATATGATTATGGCACAAGTAGATTCTCTTCCAAGCCTTCTGGGCATTTTATTTTTCCGCTGTTAAATCCTGCTATGAAAATGTGCTTCCAAGCTTTTTCTATAGTGAGCTATCTATGTTTTTTTCTTATTGACACCTGGCTTTCTAGAATGTGGTTTCCTGCTCTATATATGCACTATACCTGCCATCATACTGTGAATTACATGCGGTGCCCTGCTGAAATATAAGACTTCTCCTATATTTTGCGTAAATAATGCACTTTTTGCAAAGCAGGCAACAAATATTGAAACTGAAACCTCTGGGATACAAGATTGCGAATATCAATTGACAAAGCATGAATTTTCTGCTCTAGGGCATGGAAAGTATAGTGGTATGTACTTGCAGAAGTATCACTCTGGCACTATTTGGAATACATGCtattttctttcataattaatactatttatttttttttccgctCTGTGTAGATACATAGGATTTATTCTGTAGCTTCTCCCCCATGTACTCATTCcatgacattttttatttttatctcagAATGTAGTACAACTGAATCATCTGATGAAATTGAGAAACAAGAGCTTGAGGCTTCAGACGAAGATGAAGTCTCCTTCTATGACACAAAAGATTATTTTACTGAACCCACTAATAGTTCTAGTTCCTTAGCGAGATTCAAAGAAGCTGAATGTCATTTTGGTGATGTGGAGGAGATGCATTCAGTGAAGATAGTAAATAATTACGATTGTTCGCACATGGAAAGGCGGAAAAAGTTTCCTGATCCTGCTGAGAAAGAGAAAGGGGTTAGTCTTTGGTCTTTGATAAAAGACAACGTGGGAAAGGATCTGACACGAGTTTGTCTCCCTGTTTACTTTAATGAGCCGATATCATCCCTCCAGAAATGCTTTGAGGACTTGGAGTACTCGTATCTTTTGGACCGAGCATATGAGTTTGGAAAAACAGTATGTTTGATGCATAAAGACTCTTTATCTTAGTCGTGTTgcctttgtgtgtttgtgtcATGTTTTGTACCAGGATCAACTAATTTTCATTGCTATGTGGCTTTTTTTGGTATGGACAGGGGGACAGTCTCATGAGAATATTAAATGTTGCTGCTTTCGCAGTTTCTGGATATGCTTCCTCTGAAGGTCGGCATTGTAAACCCTTCAATCCTTTGCTTGGGGAAACTTATGAAGCGTACTATCCTGAGAAAGGAGTTCGCTTCTTCTCTGAGAAGGTAAGCATTTAAGAATATAATATTACAGATTCATAAAACAAATGGTGAAAGGCTTCAGCAGCACTGAACTTTGAGTTGATACAGTTTATAATTTAGCAGCGATTGACACAAGATTTTTATATTTCAACCATGGCAAAACAATGCTTCCTGTACTATTTAAGAATTTCGATTAGATGAAGTGGAAAAGGATTGAGAAGAAAATGAGTTGGATTCGAGTTCATCATCAAGTAATCTTTAATCTTGGAGTAGCAAAAGATGATTGTATTCCATTAGGTTCTTTGCTCATTAACTCCTTGAACTATACAATGTTccgagagaaaaaaagaagaagtgagaATACAAAGGTTTGAATTCTGAATTGAATTGTGGAGTAGTTTAAAGTTCCCTATAGAGAATACG
Protein-coding regions in this window:
- the LOC120016911 gene encoding oxysterol-binding protein-related protein 2A-like isoform X3, translating into MRVKELHPLCCISLESTVTEDQSPMISLTRTRSLPVGSLSVSGGSDGNAVRPSSGSDATVAGVLYKWTNYGKGWRSRWFLVRNGVLSYSKIRRPENLNLLAPKDDIRLIGDISNNRLARIDGNGCRRKPPKSVGIVHLKIASFRESKSDDRRFYIFTATKTLHLRTDSTRDREAWIQALASTRSLIPLRSLNNLSFVPKDLSISTQRLKKRLLEEGIDDNLVKDLEQIMLSEFSDIQGHLSILCEERSNLVDTIRQLEATNIETETSGIQDCEYQLTKHEFSALGHGKYSECSTTESSDEIEKQELEASDEDEVSFYDTKDYFTEPTNSSSSLARFKEAECHFGDVEEMHSVKIVNNYDCSHMERRKKFPDPAEKEKGVSLWSLIKDNVGKDLTRVCLPVYFNEPISSLQKCFEDLEYSYLLDRAYEFGKTGDSLMRILNVAAFAVSGYASSEGRHCKPFNPLLGETYEAYYPEKGVRFFSEKVCHHPTLIACHCEGKGWKFWGDSNIRTKFWGRSIQLDPVGVLTLEFDDGEIFQWSKVTTNIYILGKIYCDHHGMMHIRGNGQYSCTLKFKEQSILDRKPYQVNGYVEDVMGKKVATLFGKWNDGMYYSKGDGTAKPKNFNPSCGASLLWKSTKPPPNLTRYNLTSFAITLNELTPGLQFFLILGI
- the LOC120016911 gene encoding oxysterol-binding protein-related protein 2A-like isoform X1, with amino-acid sequence MRVKELHPLCCISLESTVTEDQSPMISLTRTRSLPVGSLSVSGGSDGNAVRPSSGSDATVAGVLYKWTNYGKGWRSRWFLVRNGVLSYSKIRRPENLNLLAPKDDIRLIGDISNNRLARIDGNGCRRKPPKSVGIVHLKIASFRESKSDDRRFYIFTATKTLHLRTDSTRDREAWIQALASTRSLIPLRSLNNLSFVPKDLSISTQRLKKRLLEEGIDDNLVKDLEQIMLSEFSDIQGHLSILCEERSNLVDTIRQLEATNIETETSGIQDCEYQLTKHEFSALGHGKYSECSTTESSDEIEKQELEASDEDEVSFYDTKDYFTEPTNSSSSLARFKEAECHFGDVEEMHSVKIVNNYDCSHMERRKKFPDPAEKEKGVSLWSLIKDNVGKDLTRVCLPVYFNEPISSLQKCFEDLEYSYLLDRAYEFGKTGDSLMRILNVAAFAVSGYASSEGRHCKPFNPLLGETYEAYYPEKGVRFFSEKVCHHPTLIACHCEGKGWKFWGDSNIRTKFWGRSIQLDPVGVLTLEFDDGEIFQWSKVTTNIYILGKIYCDHHGMMHIRGNGQYSCTLKFKEQSILDRKPYQVNGYVEDVMGKKVATLFGKWNDGMYYSKGDGTAKPKNFNPSCGASLLWKSTKPPPNLTRYNLTSFAITLNELTPGLQIKEKLPPTDSRLRPDQRHLENGEYEKANAEKQRLEMRQRISRKLQENGWRPRWFQREGETGAFRYVGGYWESREEGIWDGCPDIFGELTEVHAESGKGS
- the LOC120016911 gene encoding oxysterol-binding protein-related protein 2A-like isoform X2, which translates into the protein MRVKELHPLCCISLESTVTEDQSPMISLTRTRSLPVGSLSVSGGSDGNAVRPSSGSDATVAGVLYKWTNYGKGWRSRWFLVRNGVLSYSKIRRPENLNLLAPKDDIRLIGDISNNRLARIDGNGCRRKPPKSVGIVHLKIASFRESKSDDRRFYIFTATKTLHLRTDSTRDREAWIQALASTRSLIPLRSLNNLSFVPKDLSISTQRLKKRLLEEGIDDNLVKDLEQIMLSEFSDIQGHLSILCEERSNLVDTIRQLEATNIETETSGIQDCEYQLTKHEFSALGHGKYSECSTTESSDEIEKQELEASDEDEVSFYDTKDYFTEPTNSSSSLARFKEAECHFGDVEEMHSVKIVNNYDCSHMERRKKFPDPAEKEKGVSLWSLIKDNVGKDLTRVCLPVYFNEPISSLQKCFEDLEYSYLLDRAYEFGKTGDSLMRILNVAAFAVSGYASSEGRHCKPFNPLLGETYEAYYPEKGVRFFSEKVCHHPTLIACHCEGKGWKFWGDSNIRTKFWGRSIQLDPVGVLTLEFDDGEIFQWSKVTTNIYILGKIYCDHHGMMHIRGNGQYSCTLKFKEQSILDRKPYQVNGYVEDVMGKKVATLFGKWNDGMYYSKGDGTAKPKNFNPSCGASLLWKSTKPPPNLTRYNLTSFAITLNELTPGLQEKLPPTDSRLRPDQRHLENGEYEKANAEKQRLEMRQRISRKLQENGWRPRWFQREGETGAFRYVGGYWESREEGIWDGCPDIFGELTEVHAESGKGS